DNA from Pelodiscus sinensis isolate JC-2024 chromosome 1, ASM4963464v1, whole genome shotgun sequence:
ATTCTTAATATCTCTGAAAATCCAGCATCTGAGCACTGTTGTACCAAAAATTCCTTGATGTCTCATTGTACTCATCAGTGAGTTAGGTGCTTTAATACTACTTATCCAACTTCTCTATAGCctcaatcctgcaaagacttattcAGATACTTAACTTTACTTTGAGTCATCCCATTGAATGCATAGATATAAGCATGTGTGTAAATCTTTACAGGATCAGTGCTTCAGCTGGTAAGGATTAAATAGATGAGATGTTTTCCTTTCTCCTGTTGCTGTGTGGAAGACCAATAGAAACAACATAGGAAAATGATGTACTAACTTAATACACAGGGGGACAGTGAAACTGGCTCTACAGTGCTGGCAAATGACCATAGTAAACAAAATGGAATATTTATCCCTTATCTCTGTCATTTGTGGCAACTCTGGGTGTTATTTGTAATACATTTTGAGGTAGAAGAGGGATTTATGTCAACAATCTCTCATTGCTTTGAGATTCTTGGAAGGGAAGTGCTACACAGAGTGGAagtaattattatttattgtattactttaatattattgagtttttcttttcctccttgtTGTTATTTAACCAGGGACCTTCACCTTCATGACAGAAGAGTGTGTCATGGCCTTTAGGATTCAAGATTTTAATAGGCTGAGGATTGACCGAGACTGAAGGATTCTGGGTTACTCATAAATCTCTCCAAACTaagacacacccacccttacaCACACTCCCACTCTCCTCATTGCTACTGTTATTGGTTGTGAGTAAAAAGATGGCATCCAGCCTTACTTGCACTGGGATGATTTGGGCacttctctccttcctctgtgctgctgcctcctgcaTAGGATTCTTTATGCCCTACTGGCTATTGGGGTCCCAGCTGGAGAAGCCGGTGTCCTTTGGCACTTTCCGGAGGTGTTCCTATCCAGTGCGGGATGAGAGTCGCCAGACTACAGTGATGGTAGAGCAGTGTGGTCGCTATGCATCCTTTCAGGCTATCCCAAGTGCTGAATGGAGGATCTGCACTGTGGTGACGGGGCTGGGATGTGGCCTCCTCCTTTTGGTGGCGCTGACTGCGCTCATGGGCTGCTGTGTGTCCGAGCTCATCTCCAGAACTGTGGGCAGGGTAGCAGGAGGCATCCAGTTCCTGGGAGGTAAGTCACAAGCTT
Protein-coding regions in this window:
- the LHFPL6 gene encoding LHFPL tetraspan subfamily member 6 protein produces the protein MASSLTCTGMIWALLSFLCAAASCIGFFMPYWLLGSQLEKPVSFGTFRRCSYPVRDESRQTTVMVEQCGRYASFQAIPSAEWRICTVVTGLGCGLLLLVALTALMGCCVSELISRTVGRVAGGIQFLGGLLIGSGCALYPLGWDSEEVRQTCGNLSNQFELGTCEIGWAYYCTGGGAAAAMLICTWLACFSGKKQKQYPY